From Desulfomicrobium apsheronum, the proteins below share one genomic window:
- a CDS encoding L,D-transpeptidase family protein, giving the protein MALAEDRPLWFQDGRPVAQALEAVAILADASEEGLSPRKYGADSLARALAAAQGVEALSPGVIMRLEQDLTDAMLRYFNDLHFGQVDPRQIQENFTPNTPDRFDPAAHLRRAVRAMRLREAVAEAAPQVPLYDRLRQVLAHYRGLAADPVFSKLWQSPLPPLPNGKLEIGDTHAGMPLVTLRLIALGDLPRETIVTERYEGHIVKGIMDFQVRHGLEPDGVIGRKTLAQLAVSPSARVRQIELSMERLRWTPLLHAPRMIAVNIPEHILEAYEVQNGTIDVQTSMRVIIGSALDTRTPLFDGRMRFIEFSPYWNVPLSIARSEVVPKILRDPSYFTRQGFEFVAADGRIITTLSMDDLEAVRIGQMRIRQRPGPKNALGDIKFIFPNKDSIFLHHTPTTHLFEKQRRDLSHGCIRVEDPVGLAKFVLQHDQVWGEERIREAMSSGVSTTLRLREPPQVVLAYNTVQVKNDGRVHFFQDIYGQDKLLDQALRRSVQTSQ; this is encoded by the coding sequence GTGGCCCTTGCCGAAGACCGCCCGCTCTGGTTCCAGGATGGCCGACCAGTCGCTCAGGCGCTGGAGGCGGTCGCCATCCTGGCGGATGCCTCCGAGGAGGGGCTCTCGCCCCGAAAATACGGCGCGGACTCCCTTGCCCGGGCGCTGGCGGCAGCCCAGGGAGTCGAGGCGCTGTCGCCAGGCGTCATCATGCGCCTTGAGCAGGATTTGACGGACGCCATGCTCCGCTACTTCAACGACCTGCATTTCGGCCAGGTCGATCCCCGTCAAATTCAGGAAAATTTCACTCCCAATACCCCCGACAGGTTTGATCCGGCGGCCCATCTGCGGCGGGCGGTGCGGGCCATGCGCTTGCGCGAAGCCGTGGCCGAGGCCGCTCCGCAGGTGCCGCTTTATGACCGCTTGCGCCAGGTCCTGGCACACTATCGCGGACTGGCGGCTGATCCGGTTTTCAGCAAACTGTGGCAGTCGCCGCTACCTCCCCTGCCCAACGGCAAGCTGGAAATCGGGGATACCCATGCCGGGATGCCGCTGGTCACGCTGCGTCTCATCGCCCTTGGCGACCTGCCACGCGAGACGATCGTGACCGAGCGCTATGAAGGGCACATTGTGAAAGGCATCATGGATTTTCAGGTCCGTCATGGGTTGGAGCCGGACGGCGTCATCGGCCGTAAGACGCTTGCGCAGCTTGCGGTTAGTCCTTCCGCCCGCGTGCGGCAGATCGAGCTGTCCATGGAGAGGCTGCGCTGGACTCCGCTTCTGCATGCACCGCGCATGATCGCCGTGAATATTCCGGAGCACATCCTTGAGGCCTACGAGGTGCAGAACGGCACGATCGACGTTCAGACATCGATGCGGGTCATCATCGGCAGCGCCCTGGACACGCGCACGCCGCTCTTTGACGGCCGGATGCGGTTCATCGAGTTCAGTCCCTATTGGAATGTCCCCCTGTCCATCGCACGGTCAGAGGTTGTGCCCAAGATTTTGCGCGATCCAAGTTATTTCACGCGGCAGGGGTTTGAATTCGTGGCTGCCGACGGGCGGATCATCACGACGCTATCCATGGATGATTTGGAGGCCGTACGCATAGGGCAGATGCGGATTCGTCAGCGGCCTGGGCCTAAAAATGCACTGGGTGACATCAAATTCATATTTCCCAACAAAGACAGCATCTTCCTGCATCATACGCCGACCACGCATCTTTTCGAAAAGCAGCGGCGGGATTTGAGCCACGGTTGCATTCGCGTGGAAGACCCGGTAGGGCTGGCGAAATTTGTCCTGCAGCACGATCAGGTCTGGGGCGAGGAGCGCATTCGCGAAGCGATGAGTTCAGGCGTTTCCACCACGCTTCGTTTGCGTGAACCTCCTCAGGTCGTGCTGGCCTACAACACGGTACAGGTCAAAAACGATGGTCGCGTCCATTTTTTCCAGGACATATACGGCCAAGACAAACTTCTCGATCAGGCCTTGCGCAGGTCTGTTCAAACCAGCCAATGA
- the pal gene encoding peptidoglycan-associated lipoprotein Pal, translating to MRKSSVIVLIVLAFSLVMAGGCSKKVSSTPAGTSAAGSSTDMGGLSAEQLEAQRLAELRRQAIDKIGADRIHFAFDRSELTDLSRQILAEKAELLKAHPSLALLIEGHCDERGTNEYNMALGERRARAAYEYLVLMGIESGRLTIISYGEEYPAVPGSNEEAWAKNRRDEFKASVN from the coding sequence ATGAGAAAATCTAGCGTGATCGTGCTGATCGTTCTGGCCTTCAGCCTCGTCATGGCCGGCGGTTGTTCCAAGAAAGTGAGCTCCACTCCCGCAGGTACCTCGGCCGCCGGTTCGAGCACGGACATGGGTGGTTTGAGTGCCGAGCAGCTCGAAGCGCAGCGTCTGGCGGAGCTCAGGCGTCAGGCCATCGACAAGATCGGTGCCGACCGGATCCATTTCGCCTTCGACAGAAGCGAACTGACGGATCTGTCCCGCCAGATTCTGGCGGAGAAGGCCGAGTTGTTGAAGGCGCATCCGTCCCTGGCCTTGCTTATCGAAGGGCACTGCGACGAGCGCGGCACCAACGAGTACAACATGGCTCTTGGCGAACGTCGGGCCAGGGCTGCCTATGAATATCTGGTCCTCATGGGGATCGAGTCCGGCCGGTTGACGATCATCAGTTACGGCGAAGAATATCCTGCCGTGCCCGGCTCCAACGAAGAGGCCTGGGCCAAGAACAGGCGCGACGAGTTCAAGGCTTCGGTAAACTAG
- a CDS encoding universal stress protein yields the protein MFSKILCPVDFSESSAAIAKTAREFAIKFDADVLVVYVAPSMIQYEIFDLPAASLPQLVGDIVTGAEKTMTEFVDKHFSDVRATGKVVSGDAAEAIVNLAQAEKADIIIMSTHGRQGLNRLLFGSVAEKVVKTSAVPVMTIRPQ from the coding sequence ATGTTTTCCAAAATCCTCTGTCCCGTGGATTTTTCCGAATCCAGTGCGGCCATCGCCAAGACGGCCCGGGAATTCGCCATCAAATTCGATGCCGATGTCCTTGTGGTGTATGTCGCGCCGTCGATGATCCAGTATGAGATCTTCGACCTGCCTGCCGCCTCGCTGCCGCAGCTTGTCGGAGACATCGTCACCGGGGCGGAAAAAACCATGACTGAATTCGTGGACAAGCATTTCTCCGATGTCCGGGCAACGGGCAAAGTGGTCAGCGGAGACGCAGCCGAAGCCATCGTCAATCTGGCCCAGGCGGAAAAAGCGGACATCATCATCATGTCCACGCATGGCCGTCAGGGCCTGAACCGCCTTCTTTTCGGCTCCGTGGCCGAAAAAGTCGTCAAGACATCGGCCGTGCCCGTCATGACCATCCGCCCGCAATAA
- a CDS encoding amino acid ABC transporter permease, whose amino-acid sequence MIARFHSLRCRCGTACSVVAYALTMICVAWIVLRGAESMGYNWQWYRVPRFILLPDGSPGPLLQGAGITLLVSGLGLVGAAILALGTALLRLSNSVVGQAMARGYLELIRNTPLLVQIFFIYFVLAPAVDLGRMSSAVLALSLFEGAYASEIIRAGILAIPRGQWEGALSLGMKKPSIYIQVILPQALRNVLPPLTSQGVSLIKDSALVSTIAIYDLTMHGQAIIAETFLSFEIWTVVAAIYLVFTVTLSSLARLLEQHSSSPHLEDSCTK is encoded by the coding sequence ATGATAGCCAGATTTCATTCCTTGAGGTGCCGATGCGGAACGGCATGTTCCGTCGTCGCCTACGCCCTGACCATGATCTGCGTGGCATGGATCGTGTTGCGCGGCGCGGAGAGCATGGGCTATAATTGGCAGTGGTACCGGGTTCCGCGCTTCATCCTGCTCCCGGACGGCAGCCCCGGCCCCTTGCTGCAAGGCGCGGGCATCACCCTGCTTGTCTCGGGGCTTGGCCTTGTCGGCGCGGCCATCCTCGCGCTGGGCACCGCCCTGCTCAGGCTGTCGAACTCCGTGGTCGGCCAGGCCATGGCCCGGGGATATCTGGAACTGATCCGCAACACACCGCTCCTGGTCCAGATCTTCTTCATCTATTTCGTCCTGGCTCCGGCCGTGGATCTTGGCAGGATGTCCTCGGCGGTGCTTGCGCTGTCCCTGTTCGAAGGCGCCTACGCCTCGGAAATCATCCGGGCAGGCATTCTGGCCATCCCACGCGGGCAATGGGAAGGAGCGCTCAGCCTGGGCATGAAAAAGCCGAGCATCTACATACAGGTCATCCTGCCCCAGGCCCTGCGCAACGTCCTTCCGCCCCTGACCAGCCAGGGAGTCTCCCTGATCAAGGACTCGGCCCTGGTCTCGACCATCGCCATCTACGACCTGACCATGCACGGCCAGGCCATCATCGCGGAGACATTCCTGAGCTTCGAAATCTGGACCGTGGTGGCGGCCATCTATCTTGTCTTCACGGTCACGCTGTCGTCGCTGGCCAGACTGCTGGAGCAACACTCATCATCACCACATTTGGAGGATTCATGCACAAAATAA
- a CDS encoding transporter substrate-binding domain-containing protein, which translates to MHKITAILILCLSLCASLMPVESSATEKGVLDQVMERGVLRVGFDTFVPWAMKDKNGEYIGFEIDVARRVAADMGVEIEFVPTKWSGIIPALLTGKFDVIIGGMGIQPARNLKVNFSSPYEFSGMSLVASIEAAPNLSSLDDFNKPEIILSAKTGATSVAAAKKHMPKATVRMFDDEAQALQEVLNGRAHAMVASAPFPEQQAIRNKDKLYLPLQGETFTKEPIGFAIRKGDHDFLNFLNNWVLVAGAEGWLAERYAYWFKTMDWEAQIK; encoded by the coding sequence ATGCACAAAATAACCGCGATTTTAATCCTGTGTCTCAGTCTTTGCGCCAGCCTCATGCCCGTGGAAAGCTCGGCCACTGAAAAAGGCGTGCTCGATCAGGTCATGGAGAGAGGCGTGCTGCGCGTGGGTTTCGACACGTTCGTGCCCTGGGCCATGAAGGACAAGAACGGAGAATACATCGGCTTCGAGATCGATGTGGCAAGGCGCGTGGCTGCGGACATGGGCGTGGAGATCGAGTTCGTGCCCACCAAATGGTCGGGCATCATTCCGGCCCTTTTGACCGGCAAATTCGATGTCATCATCGGCGGCATGGGCATCCAGCCGGCCCGCAATCTCAAGGTCAACTTCAGCAGCCCGTACGAATTCTCCGGCATGTCCCTGGTCGCGAGTATCGAAGCGGCGCCGAACCTGTCCTCCCTGGACGATTTCAACAAACCCGAGATCATCCTGTCCGCGAAAACCGGCGCCACCTCCGTGGCTGCGGCCAAGAAACACATGCCGAAGGCCACGGTGCGGATGTTCGACGACGAGGCCCAGGCCCTGCAGGAAGTCCTGAACGGCAGGGCGCACGCCATGGTCGCATCGGCCCCCTTTCCTGAGCAGCAGGCCATCCGCAACAAGGACAAGCTCTATCTGCCGTTGCAGGGTGAAACATTCACCAAGGAGCCCATCGGCTTCGCGATACGCAAGGGTGATCACGACTTCCTGAACTTCCTGAACAACTGGGTGCTTGTGGCCGGAGCCGAGGGCTGGCTGGCCGAGAGATATGCATACTGGTTCAAGACCATGGATTGGGAAGCCCAGATCAAGTGA
- a CDS encoding amino acid ABC transporter permease, which translates to MSPATRQPPGIGLRTGRGPRPPLTKLDAVLLIFLAACAGYVVWRVSAQNGKPWEWGVLGQYLVRADGRPGLLLQGLFTTIRLTCWSALIALFLGVWAGLARTSPSLYLRLVGSTYVELCRNLPPLVLIFLCYFFLADQIAPAIGLQDALRTAPDGVKAVAGVLIGRLDQVDAFVTAAFTLGLYEGAYVAEIVRGGIRSVDAGQWEAGRAQGFPRLGLMVYIIMPQAVRNMIPPLAGQIISTIKDSAIVSVISIQELTFQGMQLMATTYLTMEVWTCVALLYFVLTFSCSMGAARLEHLLRRRYTV; encoded by the coding sequence GTGAGCCCCGCAACGCGCCAGCCCCCGGGGATCGGACTCCGGACAGGACGTGGCCCAAGGCCGCCCCTGACGAAACTCGACGCCGTCCTGCTCATTTTCCTGGCAGCCTGCGCGGGGTACGTTGTCTGGCGCGTCAGCGCCCAGAACGGAAAACCATGGGAGTGGGGAGTGCTCGGCCAATATCTGGTGCGAGCGGACGGACGCCCGGGTCTGCTGCTGCAGGGCCTCTTCACCACCATCCGCCTGACCTGCTGGTCCGCGCTCATCGCCCTGTTCCTGGGCGTCTGGGCCGGGCTGGCGCGCACCAGTCCCAGTCTTTACCTGCGACTTGTGGGCAGCACCTATGTCGAGCTGTGCCGCAACCTGCCACCCCTGGTGCTCATTTTTCTGTGTTATTTTTTCCTGGCCGATCAGATCGCCCCGGCCATCGGCCTGCAGGACGCGCTGCGCACGGCTCCGGACGGAGTCAAGGCCGTGGCCGGAGTGTTGATCGGCCGCCTGGATCAGGTTGACGCCTTTGTCACGGCGGCCTTCACCCTTGGACTCTACGAAGGGGCATATGTCGCTGAAATCGTGCGCGGAGGGATTCGGTCTGTGGACGCCGGGCAATGGGAGGCAGGGCGCGCGCAGGGGTTCCCGCGCCTTGGGCTCATGGTCTACATCATCATGCCCCAGGCCGTGCGCAACATGATCCCCCCGCTGGCCGGCCAGATCATCTCCACGATCAAGGATTCGGCCATCGTCTCGGTCATCTCCATCCAGGAACTGACCTTCCAGGGCATGCAGCTCATGGCCACGACCTATCTGACCATGGAAGTCTGGACCTGCGTGGCGCTGCTGTACTTCGTACTGACCTTCTCCTGCTCCATGGGCGCGGCCCGCCTGGAACATCTACTGCGCCGCAGGTACACAGTCTAG
- a CDS encoding TonB-dependent receptor plug domain-containing protein, translated as MSGEGGDNSHPGSNETDPGNATTDIFNESATQWPDLLIDQDDLIYRFDPVKVLGERHLPGKTTIGGDELQSLPSRTGSITEAIKGFSNVQFSNEETSSLTGGEIRPPRISIAGAKPYENNFLIDGLSVSNTLNPNGLDADGDAVGPSDLHVNGADQTIFYDSRLVDTVTVYSSNVPAKYGHFVGGVVDAELVDPRLDRWHAVFSGGHTRSEWFDLRGADEESTSSANQPRFRSYALSASADGPLSENTALLVAASQRRSVIPLKRDKPDDSTYDDDQKRSSENFFAKLLIIPGADLKLTLDATYAPYVEERWKVVYDESDWKTQNKAYRLAGSATVGGSWGELTGKAAYSRNGYSRDSKNNLRETYSGTGVPDEEKYFRGGLGDAEVTNRSIDAGIDFDLAEFETGVLVWRLSSGLDLSNVTTNIWNEEARLEIVTIPSSGKWNRVFTTYPESDQTKTLNTLGWYGQAEVQWGRFTLTPGLRIDHDDFSFNTDVATRLKMELDTMGDGALRLVAGVNRYYGGQLRAYAFDRHRPSLTRMIKYNTDPDILPPIKVGTDNSYQAKGLETPYSDELMGGILGDVAGFEYGLEFVHRDHREQIISKAREKGVYELTNDGKSTYDGITLSLMRSFETARFGTHALSLGVTKSWSQTFNGAFDSEIDEYKDGDYDYDRVYFEGELIDRSQLPPNDYNSPAVVTLSWLGSFYDDRFRINCVSRWRDSTSGLMNDQRTAAETPFGTVEKKSTTPSSKWLDEEGLYHDAFKEGIISGGLVTDVSLALDVVKEELLTISLLLDIFNVFASDGHTGVSELGGGGKLPRSEYGRGYYAGISCEF; from the coding sequence ATGTCAGGTGAAGGGGGGGACAACTCACATCCAGGAAGCAACGAAACCGACCCGGGCAATGCCACAACGGATATTTTCAACGAATCGGCCACCCAGTGGCCAGACCTCCTGATTGATCAGGACGATCTGATTTATCGCTTCGATCCGGTGAAAGTGCTTGGAGAGAGACATTTGCCCGGCAAGACGACGATCGGGGGAGACGAATTGCAATCCCTTCCTTCCCGTACGGGCTCCATCACCGAGGCCATCAAGGGCTTTTCCAACGTTCAGTTTTCTAACGAAGAGACCTCAAGCCTCACGGGCGGAGAGATCCGTCCGCCTCGTATCTCCATCGCAGGGGCCAAGCCCTACGAAAACAATTTTCTCATCGACGGATTGAGCGTCAGCAATACGCTCAATCCTAACGGCCTGGATGCGGATGGGGATGCCGTCGGCCCCAGTGATTTGCACGTCAATGGTGCGGATCAGACAATTTTCTATGACAGCAGGCTCGTGGACACGGTAACTGTTTACTCCAGCAACGTGCCGGCCAAGTACGGGCACTTCGTGGGTGGCGTCGTGGATGCCGAATTGGTTGATCCGCGCCTGGATCGTTGGCATGCCGTTTTTTCGGGCGGCCATACCCGCAGTGAGTGGTTTGATTTGAGAGGTGCGGACGAAGAGTCGACGTCGTCCGCCAATCAGCCCCGTTTCCGATCCTACGCCTTGAGCGCCAGCGCGGACGGGCCTCTTTCGGAAAATACCGCCCTTTTGGTAGCGGCGTCGCAAAGGCGTTCGGTCATTCCCTTGAAGAGGGATAAGCCCGACGACTCCACTTACGACGATGACCAAAAGCGAAGCAGTGAGAATTTTTTCGCGAAATTGTTGATCATCCCCGGGGCGGATCTGAAGCTGACCCTGGACGCGACATACGCGCCATATGTGGAAGAGCGATGGAAGGTGGTGTACGACGAAAGTGACTGGAAAACCCAGAACAAGGCGTACAGATTGGCCGGCTCTGCGACTGTCGGTGGGTCATGGGGCGAGTTGACGGGCAAGGCGGCCTACTCGCGAAACGGGTACAGCAGGGATTCCAAAAACAATCTGCGTGAGACGTATTCCGGGACCGGGGTGCCCGACGAGGAGAAATATTTCCGGGGTGGACTTGGGGACGCCGAGGTCACCAACCGCAGCATTGATGCCGGTATTGATTTCGACCTTGCGGAGTTCGAGACCGGCGTTCTGGTGTGGCGGCTTTCTTCGGGTCTGGATCTGAGCAACGTGACCACGAACATATGGAACGAGGAGGCCCGTCTGGAAATCGTGACGATACCCTCCAGCGGAAAATGGAACCGCGTCTTCACGACCTATCCCGAGAGCGATCAGACCAAAACCCTGAACACGCTGGGTTGGTACGGCCAGGCCGAGGTCCAGTGGGGGCGATTTACGCTCACGCCCGGATTGCGCATCGATCATGACGATTTTTCCTTCAATACCGATGTCGCCACACGCCTCAAGATGGAGCTGGACACCATGGGGGATGGCGCGTTGCGGCTGGTGGCCGGGGTCAACAGGTACTATGGCGGGCAGCTGCGCGCCTACGCATTTGACCGGCATCGGCCGTCCCTGACAAGGATGATCAAGTACAATACAGATCCTGACATTTTGCCTCCCATCAAGGTAGGCACCGACAACAGCTACCAGGCCAAGGGCCTGGAGACTCCGTATTCCGACGAGCTCATGGGAGGGATTCTCGGGGACGTGGCGGGATTTGAGTATGGCCTGGAGTTCGTGCACCGGGATCACCGGGAGCAGATTATCAGCAAGGCCAGGGAAAAGGGCGTTTATGAACTGACCAACGACGGCAAGAGCACTTACGACGGCATTACCCTGTCCTTGATGCGATCCTTTGAGACCGCACGCTTCGGAACTCATGCGCTCTCCCTTGGCGTGACCAAGTCCTGGTCCCAGACCTTCAACGGCGCCTTTGACAGCGAGATCGACGAGTACAAGGATGGCGACTACGATTACGACAGGGTCTACTTTGAAGGCGAGCTCATTGATCGCAGCCAACTGCCTCCCAACGACTACAATTCCCCCGCTGTTGTCACGCTGTCCTGGCTGGGCAGCTTTTACGATGACAGGTTCAGGATCAATTGCGTCTCTCGCTGGCGCGATTCAACCAGCGGCCTGATGAATGACCAGCGCACCGCTGCTGAAACCCCCTTTGGTACCGTGGAGAAGAAATCCACGACTCCAAGCTCCAAGTGGCTTGATGAGGAGGGGCTGTATCACGATGCCTTCAAGGAGGGGATCATATCCGGAGGCTTGGTGACGGACGTTTCGCTGGCGCTTGATGTGGTCAAGGAGGAGTTGCTCACGATCAGTCTGCTGCTGGACATATTCAACGTGTTCGCCTCCGATGGGCATACGGGAGTGTCCGAACTTGGTGGTGGGGGGAAACTTCCGCGCAGCGAATACGGGCGTGGCTACTACGCCGGCATTAGCTGCGAATTCTAG
- a CDS encoding ligand-binding sensor domain-containing diguanylate cyclase: protein MRTLIFILTLLLLPQQALAVQDIPLDVSKLDISLERNSHNSVIATAQDSQGYIWLASIRGLHVYDGRSIRPVLGDVLQGKNVRDLRIDDNDILWVGTNSGVLAYSLATKTPRWYTTSETPAGLSTATVFILHEDQKGFLWAGTGNGGLHRYEPSFDKFESVEIIPPNPEKSWTVFDIAENAQRDMWLGTGQGVLRLTGTRGPATAIPLPSGAPYSAKKLTFDGAGNLWVGVAGKGLWILPAHAPKQELVAVNEITEERILDLYTDSNGDVWISTARGLFRYAFRQGRIFHHPFHILDSRGKVPLYIASIHETKTGTLWIGTYNHGVLHRPAYPGAKLLELRIRGQREPLINTNAICTVSPVDSRIYVALKDGGLYRSLPLDSDQLSLSTSLEIEPFLDTPRIRSLVWGSDNSLFCGTQNALLRITPDGKTEQTQLVFDDTDPALPNSYIRHIVPMNDGRIWVSNTAELYSWKPGEPGVRKEMSFSPQPGGSFLMKSGAELWVGHLSSIHRIDTRSGHTIQYSLPEPAKEGEAQSVKCMLKTGPEELLIGTTRQLLRYDLKSGLATPVHTIENAPIPSVLSLWDDNGHGIWMHTQSKIHHLPAGSNQALEMAIGAGHPASSITAAPVVLDQMLVYGHSDGLLLIDPQKLISRPPTRPKISDVRIFERKVPPTPLGRMPKALELDHLQNFLTFSFAIPEVSPLSTPRFVYKLEGVDSAWTDAGRQSSVSYAHLQPGRYVFKLKDGFNGSVTESISVTISPPWWMTPWAKTGYALLLVATFLVSSLLFARLQTTRIRKEMLENLVMQDPLTGVPNRRKFQEVLVAEKSRCKRSNHQISVLMIDIDYFKGFNDRFGHQAGDLALRSVAQTLNVTLKRPEDFVARYGGEEFVVVLPSTNRSGAERVAQKIQQALFLANIPYPGSPLSDRITVSLGISTFSPQTDLHIDSGLFSADQALYQAKRNGRNCFFYKDHCLALTPVRQ from the coding sequence ATGCGAACTCTGATTTTCATACTCACATTGTTGCTCCTTCCGCAACAAGCCCTTGCCGTCCAGGACATTCCCCTTGATGTCAGCAAGTTGGACATTTCCCTGGAGCGCAACAGCCACAACAGCGTCATCGCCACCGCCCAGGATTCCCAGGGCTACATCTGGCTGGCCTCCATCCGGGGACTGCACGTGTATGACGGACGGTCGATCCGTCCCGTGCTTGGTGATGTATTACAGGGAAAGAACGTCCGAGACCTGCGCATAGACGACAATGACATCCTGTGGGTGGGCACCAATTCAGGCGTGCTTGCCTACTCCCTGGCGACAAAGACCCCCCGCTGGTACACGACAAGCGAGACTCCAGCCGGACTCTCCACCGCGACCGTCTTCATCCTCCACGAAGATCAGAAGGGCTTCCTCTGGGCAGGAACCGGCAATGGGGGACTGCATCGTTACGAACCGTCCTTCGACAAATTCGAAAGCGTCGAGATTATTCCTCCGAACCCGGAAAAGTCCTGGACGGTTTTCGATATCGCCGAAAATGCCCAGCGGGACATGTGGCTGGGCACAGGGCAGGGCGTGCTTCGGTTGACAGGCACCAGGGGACCGGCCACGGCCATCCCCCTGCCTTCGGGCGCACCCTACTCCGCCAAAAAACTCACCTTCGACGGCGCGGGCAACCTCTGGGTCGGCGTTGCGGGCAAAGGTTTGTGGATCCTGCCGGCACACGCACCGAAGCAGGAACTCGTTGCGGTGAACGAAATCACCGAAGAGCGCATTCTCGATCTCTACACCGACAGCAACGGCGATGTATGGATTTCCACCGCGCGGGGCCTGTTCCGCTACGCTTTCCGACAGGGCAGAATTTTTCACCACCCCTTTCACATACTCGATTCGCGCGGCAAGGTGCCGCTCTACATCGCGAGCATCCATGAAACAAAAACCGGGACGCTTTGGATCGGGACATACAATCATGGGGTGCTGCACCGGCCAGCCTATCCCGGCGCCAAATTGCTCGAACTCAGGATCAGGGGGCAACGCGAACCGTTGATCAACACCAATGCCATCTGCACGGTGAGCCCTGTGGACTCCCGCATCTATGTCGCGCTCAAGGACGGCGGACTGTATCGCTCCTTGCCGCTGGATTCCGACCAACTCTCCTTGTCGACCAGCCTTGAAATCGAACCATTTCTCGATACGCCACGAATCCGATCCCTGGTCTGGGGCTCCGACAATTCCCTGTTCTGCGGCACCCAGAACGCCCTCCTGCGCATCACCCCCGACGGCAAAACGGAACAAACGCAGCTCGTTTTCGATGACACCGATCCTGCGCTGCCGAACAGCTACATCCGCCACATCGTACCCATGAACGACGGGAGAATATGGGTCTCCAACACTGCCGAGCTGTACTCCTGGAAACCCGGCGAGCCAGGCGTGCGCAAAGAGATGTCCTTTTCCCCGCAGCCGGGAGGTTCGTTTCTCATGAAATCCGGCGCCGAACTCTGGGTCGGGCATTTGAGCTCGATCCACAGGATCGATACCCGCTCCGGGCATACCATCCAGTATTCCCTGCCGGAACCAGCAAAAGAGGGAGAGGCTCAAAGCGTCAAATGCATGCTCAAAACCGGCCCCGAGGAACTGCTCATCGGGACGACGAGACAGTTGCTCCGCTACGACCTGAAATCAGGGCTGGCCACACCCGTGCACACGATTGAAAATGCGCCCATTCCAAGCGTTCTGTCGCTCTGGGACGACAACGGGCACGGCATCTGGATGCATACCCAATCAAAAATCCATCACCTCCCGGCCGGATCAAACCAGGCGCTGGAGATGGCCATCGGCGCGGGGCATCCCGCGTCCAGTATCACCGCTGCTCCCGTTGTCCTGGACCAAATGCTCGTCTACGGACATTCCGACGGATTGCTGCTCATTGATCCGCAAAAACTCATCTCCAGGCCCCCCACGCGCCCCAAAATATCCGATGTGCGCATTTTCGAGCGCAAGGTGCCTCCCACCCCTTTGGGTCGGATGCCCAAGGCTCTTGAACTTGATCATCTTCAGAACTTTCTGACCTTTTCCTTCGCCATTCCTGAAGTCAGTCCCCTCAGCACACCCAGGTTTGTCTACAAACTCGAAGGCGTGGATTCCGCCTGGACCGACGCAGGAAGGCAGTCGTCGGTCAGCTACGCGCATCTGCAACCGGGGCGCTACGTGTTCAAGCTCAAAGACGGGTTCAACGGTTCCGTCACCGAGTCCATAAGCGTCACCATCTCTCCGCCCTGGTGGATGACTCCGTGGGCCAAGACCGGCTACGCGCTGCTTCTTGTGGCCACATTCCTGGTCTCTTCGCTCCTTTTTGCCCGCTTGCAAACCACGCGCATCCGCAAGGAAATGCTCGAAAACCTGGTCATGCAGGACCCGCTGACGGGCGTGCCCAACAGACGCAAATTCCAGGAAGTGCTCGTAGCCGAGAAAAGCCGGTGCAAACGCAGCAACCACCAGATCTCGGTGCTCATGATCGACATTGATTATTTCAAGGGATTCAACGATCGCTTCGGTCATCAGGCTGGCGACTTGGCCTTGCGCAGCGTCGCTCAAACCTTGAACGTCACGCTCAAGCGGCCGGAGGATTTCGTGGCCAGATATGGCGGGGAAGAATTCGTGGTGGTATTGCCCAGCACCAATCGCAGTGGGGCGGAGCGGGTGGCTCAAAAAATTCAGCAGGCCCTATTCCTGGCCAACATTCCCTATCCGGGCTCACCGCTTTCGGACAGAATCACGGTAAGTCTGGGCATTTCGACATTCAGCCCGCAAACCGACCTGCACATCGATTCGGGACTCTTCTCGGCGGATCAGGCCCTCTATCAGGCCAAACGTAACGGGCGGAACTGCTTCTTCTACAAGGATCACTGTCTGGCCTTAACTCCCGTGCGGCAATGA